DNA sequence from the Blastomonas fulva genome:
GAGGTGACTGGTCCTTACTGCGCCTTGGCTGGCTCGGCGCCCTTGGCCCCAGTTTCCGCGTCGTCGAGTTGGGTCAGATGGTTGCGCGCGGTCTTGGCGATCGGGCCGTCGGGGCGGATATCGATCGCCTGCGTCCAGTTGCGCCGGGCGATGTCGTATTTGCCCGCGCTCGCAGCGATGTTGCCCGCCTCCAGCGCCACTTCGGGATCGCGCGGGGCGAGGCGCGCGGCGATGTCGATATCGGCCTGCGCACGGTCGAGCTTGCCCTGTCTGCGCGCCAGCGTCGCCGACAGCAACCAGGCGAGCGGATCTTCGGGCACCAGCCGGTGCGCCTCGGCAAAAGCGGCTTCGGCTTCCTCGGCCTTGCCTGCCACCACCAGGGCGCGGGCGCGGTCGAGATGCAGTTCGCCGAGCAAAAGCCCCTCGCTTACCCCTCGCGCCATCGCTGCATCGAAATAAGTAAGCGCGAGCGCTG
Encoded proteins:
- a CDS encoding tetratricopeptide repeat protein — encoded protein: MTLPLISALMLLAAAQTASGEGVVPPGGQPAQPEQPAQPVVAGQSGEAPAQPAGPAAPAFVAPLNDEARFEACMDMATDDPASGIVAANEWLIGGGGYFARHCLGFAYAKDGRWGAAADAFVAAARDAERARDNRAANLWTQAGNAALASGDAALALTYFDAAMARGVSEGLLLGELHLDRARALVVAGKAEEAEAAFAEAHRLVPEDPLAWLLSATLARRQGKLDRAQADIDIAARLAPRDPEVALEAGNIAASAGKYDIARRNWTQAIDIRPDGPIAKTARNHLTQLDDAETGAKGAEPAKAQ